In the genome of Longimicrobium sp., the window CCCCGACGGCGGCACCTTCGCCAGCAACGGCACCAACCGCGTGCGCATCTTCTCCAACGAGCCGGTGACGCGCACGCAGACCTGGGCCAACCTGGGGATCGCCTACTCGATCAGCGGCGACCTGATGATCGGCGGCGGCAGCTCGCCGGTGCTCACCCTGGCGGACAGCGTGGTGCTGCGCATGGCATCCAGCGCCACGGTGTACGTGGGGAACTGGTCGGGGAACGGCGAGCCCGGCGGCCTCGTGGCGCTCGGCAGCCGCACGGAAACGGCGGCGGGACCGGTGGTCTTCACGCGCATCACCGCCGATTCGGACGCGCCGGGCAAGGGCTACTGGGACGGCATCCTCTTCGCCCGCCAGGCGCTGGGCGGCAGCCGGCTGCGGAACGTGTCGGTGGAGTGGGCCGGCGGGAGCGACGGAGCCATCCTCACCCGCGGAGACCGGGGCGCGTTCATCACCGACAGCTTCATCACGGGCTCCGGCAGCTGCGGGATCTGGGTAGACCCGATGGGCACCACGCCTACGGACCTCTCGGCCGGCGCGCTGAACAACGTGTTCGTGGACAACGACGGCGCCGCCTTCTGCGTGGGCGACTTCTAACGGCACGCGGCGAGGGCCCGGCGGAGCGATCCTCCGGGACAGCACAAAGAAGCGGGGCGCCGGATCGATGGATCCGGCGCCCCGCGCTGGCTTGGCCGTTCAGCCGCCGGTCAGGCGGAGCGGCCCTGCCAGGGGCAGCCGCGCTTGCTGCACACGAGCCGATGGCCGGCGAGGCCCCCGGCCTTTCCGAACGTTTCCTGCCGGAGCACGGCGTCGCCGCACACGGGGCATACGGTTCCCGTTCGCTCTCCCTGCTTGGGCTGGCGGAGTCCGGGTGTCTGCGTCATGCGGTGCTCCCGGGTGCGGCGTCCATGTGCATCTCCGCGCGCAGCTTGGCGAGCGCGTCCTCGGAGGTGGCCCCGATGGCGAAGCTCACCGGTCCGGGGAGGCCCATCATGTCACGGCCCGTGGCGTTCTCCGGCGGCTTGGTGCCGGTGTGCCAGGCGATCCACGTTCCGCCCGTGCCGGTGGTAAAGGTGATGTAGCCTTCGGTCATGCAGCTCCCGCGGGAGAAAGGGGGATGGCCCTTGCCGGCGCCCAGGCGCTTACGCGGAGCGAAGCGCCGTGCGGATGCGGCGGGCCACGCCCTGCAGGCGGCCGGCGGCCTGCGGATGCTGAAGGCTCGGCAGGAAGTGCACGTAGCTGCGGGCCTTGTTCAGCGCCTCGATGCGCTGCCTGCCGAAGCGGAGCTTCTCGCGGCGGATGCCGTCGCGGCACTGGTCCAGCAGCGTCCGCAGGGTCGCCAGCTTGGCGTCGCCGTCGGCGGCGGGGGCCTGGAGTTCCTGGCTGAGCTGGAGGGCCGTGTTGAGGCGGTCCGAGCTTTCGGCCGACATCACGGGACGCGGTTCGATGGGAGACGACATGAATCACTTGGGGCATGGGAATACTGCATGCTGCCCAGAGTGGGGAGTCATCCAGCCACTGTAGAACCCCACGGGGCCAGGAACGGTCCCCCGGTGGCCCACGAACCGGCCAGAAATTTGCCGAATGATGCCGTCATGCACACTGACGCCGACGCACCCAGGGCCGACTCGGCCGATCGTCCGGGGCCGGGCCCCACCCGGCCCGACGCAACGAACGCCCCGGAACCTCCGTTCGCCCCGGAGGTTGCCCGGCCGCACGCCAGCGAAACGTCCGAGCGCCAGGCCGCGCTGGCCCGCGGGCGGGCGCGCCGGCTGCGTGCCGACGGCGAAGACGAGGCGACAGCTACGCGCCGAGCCATATGGGCGGCCAACCCCGCCTTCGCGGCGCTCGCCGACAACGTGCGCGACTACGCCATCTTCCTGCTGGACCGCGACGGCGTGATCCGTTTCTGGGGCGAGGGCGCGCACCTGATGAAGTGGTGGACCAAGGAAGAGGCCGAGGGCGCCCACCTTCGCTTCCTGTACCCCGACGGAGGGGCCGAGGACGGCACGGCCGAAGACCACCTGCGCGACGCCGAGATGCACGGCGAGTCGGTGAGCGAGGGGTGCCGCGTGCGGCGCGACGGCTCCACGTTCCTGGCGGGCGTCACCCTCACGGCGCTGCGTGGTCCGGACGGCGACCTCATCGGGTTCGCCAAGACCACGCGCGACCTCACGGCCCGGCGCGCCGCCGAGGCCGCGGTCGCCAGGGCAACCGCCGCGCATTCCGAGCGCGACGCCGCGCTGGAACTCGCGCGCGCGGCGCAGGAAGCGCGCGCCCGCGCCGAAGAAGCGGCCGAGTTCGCGCAGGAGCGCGCACGCGGCACGCACGAGTACATGACGAAGGTGCTGGAGCCAGAGCTGGAGGCGGAACGCGCCCGGCGCGACACCGGCATGGAAGCCGGCCCCGCCGAGGCGCCGCCGGAGTCCGGCGGGTAGGAGCCTGTCGAGCGCCCGGAGAAGGATCTATCGGCGCTGCAGGAGGTTGTCGATCTTCGTCCATTCCTGCATCAGGTCGGCGCGGTCGTCCGCGTCCAAGGCTTGGCCGCCGCCCGATCCGTCGCCCTCCTTCATCAGCTTCATCAGGCGGTCGCGCCGCTGCTCCAGCCTGGCGCGCTCCGCGTCGGTCAACGTGCTCGCGTCTGCCACTGCCTGCCTCCTGTCCATGGATTGCCGGGTACCTGCGCGTCCGGGCTGCGACCTTCGTGCCCGGCGGCCGGCGGCACCCCGGCCGGAGGCGCGGCGATCGGCTCCGTCCTACCCTTCCACGCCCAGCGCGGCGTCCACGGCCGTGAGAAACTGGTCCACGTCCAGGGGCTTGGTCAGGTAGTCGCGGGCTCCGGCCGCGCGCAGGCGCTCGATCTGGCGGGTGGTCGCGTCGGCGCTGATCACCAGCACGGGGACGTGGCGCGTGCGGTCGTCGGCGCGCAGCTCCTGAAGCACCATCTCGCCCGAGATGTCGGGAAGGTGAAGGTCCAGCAGCACCAGGTCCGGCCGGTGCTCGCGCGCCAGTTGAAGCCCCAATCGCCCCTGCAGCGCGGGGATCAGGCTGATCTCCGGCCGGTCCATCAGGATGGTTTCCACCAGGTCCAGGTTGGCGAGGTTGTCTTCCACGTACAGGATGGTGCGGGCGGGCCGCGCCACGGATTCTGCCCGCGCCCCGTCCAGCCGCCCGGGCTCCAGCCGCTCGCGCGGGCTTTCGGTAACGGGAAGCTCCACCCAGAAGGTGCTCCCCTCGCCCACGGCGCTTTCCACGCGCAGCTGCCCGCCCATCACCTCCACCAGGCGCTGCGACAGCTTCAGCCCCAGCCCGGTACCCTCCACCCCGGAGCGCTCCGCCCCCAGCCGCGAAAACGCGACGAACAGTTCCCCCAGGCGGTCGGCGGGAATTCCCGGCCCCGTGTCGCGCACGCCGATGGCCAGGAACGCGCTTCCATCCGCCCCCACGGCCGGCCGGGCCAGGAGCTCCACCGCGCCGCCGGAGCGGTTGTACTTGATGGCGTTGGAAAGCAGGTTCAGCAGCACCTGCATCAGCCGCTGCTGGTCGGCGCGCACGTAGGCGTCGCTCCCCTGCGGCGCGCGGGCCGAAAGCTGCACCGGACGCTGGTCGGCCGTGGGGCGCACCAGGGCCAGCGCCTCGTTCAGCAGGGTGGCGGCGTGCACGGGCTCCAGCGAAAGCTGCTGCTGGTTGGCCTCGATGCGGGCGATCTCCAGCACCTCGTTGATCAGGTTCAGCAGGTGGCGGCCGGCCTTGAGGATGTGCTCCACGCTGCGCGCCTGGTCGGCCGGCAGCCGGCTGCGCTGCAGCAGCTGCCCGAACCCCAGGATGCTGTTCATGGGGGTGCGCAGCTCGTGGCTCATGCGCGACAGGAACTCGCTCTTGGCCTCGTTGGCTGCCTCCGCCGCTTCCTTTGCCTCCTTGAGCTTCACCTCGAACTGCTTGCGCTCGGTGATGTCGCGCACCATCCAGATGCGCCCGTACACCTCGCCCGCCTCGCTCGCCAGCGGCGCCGAATAGCGGTCCAGCACGCGCCCGTCGGCCAGCAGCACCTCGTCGCGGTGCACGGTCCGGAAGTCCTCGCGCAGCCCCTCGATCGTGCGGCGGTACCCGTCGGGGTCGGCGGCCTGGCGCGTGGCCCACGCGAACATCTCCACGCAGCGCTCGGGCGCGCGAAGCTCCTCGGGAACGTTGAAGATTTCGGCGTAGCGCCGGTTCATGTTCAGCACACGGCCCTGGTGCGAAACCAGGATGCCGTCGATGGCCACGTTGCTCTGCGCCTGCAGCAGCGTGGTCTGGAACTGCAGCGCCTCCTGGTCCCGCACGCGCTCCGTGATGTCGGTCATGAAGCCGGCGAAGAACCGCTGCCCGTCGCTGGAGTACTCGCCGAAGTTGATCTCCACGGGAAACTCGGTGCCGTCGCGGCGCAGCGCCGGCACCTGCACGCCCCGCCACGGGATGCTCCGCTCGCCCGTCATCATGTAGCGCCGGGTACCGCCCATGTGCCCGGCGCGCAGCCGGTGCGGCATCAGCACGGTGAGCGGCTTGCCCACCATCTGCTGGGCCGGGTATCCAAAGATCCTGCACATGGCCGGGTTCACCGCCACGATGGTGGATTCCGCGTCGATGATGACGACGCCGTCCGGGTCGGCATCCACCAGCGCGCGATACCGCTGCTCGTTCTCGGCGAGCGCCGCGCTGGCGGTGCGCGCCTCGTCCAGCTGCCGCTCCAGCTCGGCGATGCGGGCGCGCAGCTCGTCGGCTTCGGGCGGGTCGGTATGCGGCAGGGTGGGATTGGGAGTGGGGTGGCTCATGGCTACGGCTGGGACACAGCGGAGGGCAGGGGCCTGCGGAACGGGGCGACGGCCCACGGGCGCCGTCCACGAGGGCGCGCGCAGCCCGGGAGCCCGCACGCGTCGATAAAGCTAACGACCACCGCCGCCCCCGAACAAGCGCCGGCGCGAGCAGCGACCCAACCGGGCTAGCGCTGGAGCCGAGGCCCGTGTTCCGGCGCGGATGTGCGGGGGGCAAACACCTCCGGAGCCGAAAATGTCCCGAAAGAATTGTGTCACTCGCCCGGCGCCTGTAGGCTTGGGGCCGTCATCCGTTTCGGCCGCTCCCGCCTTCCTCCTTCCGGACTTCCTCGATGCACCTTACCAAATCCGATTACAAGGTCGCGCGTACCTGCGCCACCAAGCTCTACTACCGCAAAACCGGACAGTTCCCCAACGGCACGGGCGACGAATACATGCGCCTGCTGGCCGAGGGCGGGTTCATGGTCGAGGAGATCGCCCGCCAGATGCACCCCAGCGGGCGGTATATCGGCTTTCACGGCACGCCGGAGCAGGCTGCCGAGCGCACCCAGCGCGAGATGGAGCAGGGCGACTGCGTGCTGTTCGAGGCAACATTCGTCGCCGGCGCGCTTCACGCCCGCGTGGACGTGCTGGTCAGGTGCGGTGACGAGGTGCATCTGATCGAGGTGAAGTCTGCCTCCTTTCCTGGCGACGAGCACCGCGCCCGCCTGCGGGACGGGCTGCCGGGCGCCATGCGGGGGAAAAAGCCGCCGCATCCGCTGGTCGACAAGTGGCCGCCGCACGTGGAAGACGTCGCGTTCCAGACGTGGGTGGCGCGGCAGGCGCTGCCCGGCTGGCACATCCGGCCGTTCCTGATGATGCCGGACCGCGACGCGCGTACGGAGCTCGACGGGCTGTGGCAGTGGTTCCGGCTGGAGCGCGCCCCCCACGGCGGACGCCCTGCCGTGACGTTCCACGGCGACGCCGAGGCGCTGCGGCGGAAGCCGTTCCTGGCCAAGATCGAGGTCTCGGCCGAGGTGGAACTGGTGCTGGCGGAGGTAACCGGCGCGGCGACCGAGTTCGTGGACAGCCTGGTTCCCCAGCCCCGCCCCATTCCGGTGCCCATCTCGGTGAAGTGCCGCGAATGCGAGCTGCACGGCGAAACGGAAGAAGGCGACGCACGCCTGTTCGCCGGCTGCTGGGGCGACCTGGCCGACGTGCGCCCCAACCTCTTCGAAATCTACTCCGTCGCCACCATCGGCGGCACGCGCAGCCCGGTTGCGAACCGGCTGATCAACGAGCGGCGCATGCACCTTTTGGACATGGACGAGGCGCATCTGGTAAAGGCGGATGGCACCGTCGGCGCGGCCAACACCCGCCAGCTGATCCAGCTGCGCAACACGCGGATCAACCGCGAGTGGGTGAGCGAAGACTTTCCCCGTATCCTGGACGGGTTCGCCTATCCGCTTCACTTCATCGATTTCGAGACGTCGGCGCTGGCCATTCCCTACCACGCGGGCATGCGGCCGTACGAGCCGGTCGCGTACCAGTGGAGCTGCCACACCGTGCCCCACCCCGGTGCCGCGCCGGTGCACTCGGAGTGGATCAACTCCACCGACGCCTTTCCCAACCGCGAGTTCGCCAAGACGCTGCGCGATGCCGTGGGCGACGCGGGCACGGTGTTCATGTGGGCCACCCACGAACGCACCATCCTGAGGAAGATCCGTTCGCAGCTCGCGGAGCGCGGCCAGGCGGACGCGGACGTGTGCGGGTGGGCGGAGGAGCTGGAAGGCCGGCTGGTGGACATGAACAAGCTCACCTTCGACCACTACTTCCATCCGCGGATGGGTGGCCGTACCTCCATCAAGTACGTGGTGCGGGCGGTGTGGGCAGAAAACCCGCGGGTGCGGGCCGCGTTTCCGGAGTACGACGGACCGGGCGCCGCCTGCCTGTACGGCTCGCTGCCGGCGGTGGAGATCGCGGGGGCGCCGTTCGAAGTGCGAGAGGGCACCGCCGCCGTCCGCGCCTACCAGGCGATGATGTACGGCGCGGAGTCGCGCGACGCCGCCGCCCGTGAGGAGCTGCGGAACCTGCTGCTGCGGTACTGCAAGCTCGATACGGCGGCCATGGTGATGGTATGGATGCACTGGCGGGGCGGCCGAACGTAAGCTCCCGGCGCTCCTCGCCGAGCTGGGCCCGGAAGGATCGCGGGCCCGGCTTTGCCTCACGAGATCAACGGCCGGGCGCCCCCGCGTCCGCGGGGGCGGCAACCTCGTTCCCGCGGTGGCCGGTTGGTGCGGTCACCTGGGCGTACTGCCGGTCCAGCCACGAGAGCTGGATGTTCTGCGTTACGGCGCCGTGTGGAACCAGCAGGTACCGCCAGGGCTTTCCGGCGTACGTGGCCGTGTACTCCGAAGCCCGGCCGCACCACAGCACGGCCACGTCGCGCTTGGCGAGGACCTCGGCATCGTTCAGCTCGCTCTCCGCCTTCGTTTCGACCATGAGGATGGCGTCGTCCGTTTCGGCCACGAAGTCCGGCTGGTACTCCGCCTGCTCGTGCCCCCGCTTGTAGAACAGCTGAAACTGCCCACGCGCCGGACGAAACCACTTCAACGACTCCCGGTCCAGGATCACCGCCATCTGTCGTTCGGTCTCGCTGTCGAACTTCTGCACCGGGTACAGGCAGCGGGCGAACCCGCCGAACAGGTACTTCGCCATGTTGGCGCGGTCGCGCGGCGCCACGCGAAAGTCCTGCGTGGCGTCGTGGGCCTTGAAGGCGCTCTCCTTGAGCTCGGTCATGCCCGCGGTCACCCGCGTCTCGTACTCTACGTCTTCTTCCCAGTAGTGGTCCTGCATCTGCGCGTGCACGGCTTCCGCGATCCGGCGCGCGTGCCCCCGTACGATCTTCTCCACGTCATTCCGGGTGCGGGTGGCGCCCAGGTGGGCCACTACCTGCCCCGCCAGATCGTACAGCAGGTCGGCGTTCTCATCGTACGAGATGTCGTCTTGGTCGATCAGCTCCCGCACGATGTAGTTCTCCAGGCGCTCCTCTCCCGGGGCATCGGTGCCGGCATCCAGCGTGTGAACCTGGCCGGTGCGCATCTCCTGGATGTGGAGCGTCTCGTCGGGCACCTGCAGGTTCAGGCGGCGCAGGTCGAGCATGAAGGGGCGGAACCCCGTGCGGCGCTCGGCCGTGGGCAGCACCAGGATTCGCGGAATGCTGATGGTGCGGTCCGCCACCAGCTCGGCCGTGCGCGCCACGATGGCCGCCACGTCCACGGGCGCGGCAACGCCGTCCATCTCCAGCTGCGCGGGCTGGTATGCTTCGGTCACGGCCGCCTGGATGCGCGCCCGCACCTCGGGGTCGCGCAGGTGGTCGGTGCTGGGAAGCAGCGCGGGCTGGTTTCCCATGCCGCGGATGGCACGCCACGCAATCTGCGCCACCTGCAGTTCCTGCGGCGTGGCGAACGCGGGCGCCTCGGGGGCGGCGGCCACTTCGGTTGACGGTGTGGCCTGCGCGGGTGCAAGCCCCAGCTGCGACGCCAGCGTGGATTGCGAAACCACCGTCCGGCCCCGCTCCACCTCGCCGTCCTCGCCCAGGTAGTACTTCTTGAGCTGGATGATGGAGTCCGGCCGGCTCGCCTCGTCCACGATTTCCTGAAAGCGGTCATGCGCCACGATGCTCAGCCGGTCCAGCGACTCCTGCCCCGTGCGGCCGCCGTACGGCAGGCGCAGCCCGCGCCCGATGGACTGCTCGATGAGGATGCGGGCATTGGCCGCGCGCAGCGGAACGATGGTGTACAGGTTGGTGACGTCCCACCCTTCCTTGAGCATGTTCACGTGGATGACGATTTCCGTGGGCTCGTCGGCGTGCTCCACCCGCAGCAGGCGCTCCACCATCTGCTCTTCGGCGGCGCCGGTCTGACTGCTGTCCACCTGGATCACCCGTCCACGATAGCGGCCCTCGAGAAACGTGTCGGACTCGATCAGACGCAGGAGATCGCCCGCGTGGGTCGTGTCGCGGGCAATCACCAGCAGGAACGGCTTGACGATCTCCCTGCCCGTCTGCCGGGCGTACGTTTCCAGGTCTACCTTCACGCTCTCGTGCAGCCGGATGCCGTCTTCCAGCTTGATCCGCTCCAGCTGCTCCGGCGCCATCGCCCGCGCGTCGAAGTTGCGGCGGGTGACCACGGCCGGCTCCTTGACGAACCCGTCGGCCATGGCGCGGCCTAGCGGATAGTTTTGCACCACGTTGCGGAACGGCACCGGGCCCTTGCCCGTTTCCACGTACGGGGTGGCCGTGAGCTCCAGCCCCAGCACGGGCCGCAGCTCGTTGATGGCCCGCACCCCGGCCGAGGCGCGGTAGCGGTGCGACTCGTCCATCAGCAGCACCAGGTCCGGCAGCGCCGCCAGGTACGCGAAGTAGCTTTCGCCGATGTACTCCGAGAGCCGCTTGATGCGGGGCGAGCGGCCGCCGCGCACCTCGGAGGTGATCTTGGCGATGTTGAAGATGTTTACGCGGCAGCGGATGGTTTCGTCGAACAGCGTGGCGGAGCGGTTTTCGTACGTGTCGCCCGTGATGAGCTCCGGCGGGCTGGTGGCGAACTCGGCGATGCCCCGGAACACGTACTTGGGCGTGTTGGGGGTAAAGTCCGCGATCAGCTTGTTATAGACGGTCAGGTTGGGCGCCAGGACGAAGAAGTTGTCCTTGCCGTGCGCCAGGTGCAGGTAGCTGATGAAGGCGCCCATCAGCCGCGTTTTGCCCACACCCGTGGCCAGCGCAAAGCACAGCGACGGAAACTCGCGCTCGAAGTCGGTGAGCGAGGGGTACGCGGCCGCCACGGCCTGCAGCGCGGACTGCAGGTCCATGTCCTTTTTGAGCTCGATGCGGCCCGTGACGTCGTCCAGGATCTGCAGCGCCTCGCGCTGGGGCGCGCGCAGGCTCAGGCGCGAGGCGATGTTCGCGACGTGGCGGCTCATTCACCACCTTCCGCGCCGAACAGCGAGGGCTGCGTGTTCCGCCGCCGTGCGGGTCCGGGCTCCGGAGCGGCCGCCGGCTCCGCCGCCGCGGCGGGCAGGTTCTGCACGTTCAGGCTGTAGTCGTCGCGGCCCCATTCGCAGCGCGAAAGCACCTGCTTGGGGATCTTCTTGACCGTAAGGTTGGGATAGCGCGCGTCGTCGCCCCGGAACGCCGCGCACAGCACCAGCAGCGTGTGGTTGTCACCCACTTCGTCGGAAAGCTGCCCAAGCTGGTCCGGCCCAAGGTGCTGCGTGGTCACGTAGATGTAGTCGCTCTCGGTGGATCGCCCGTGCTGCCAATAGACGGTGTCGCTCGGGGCATAGGTAAAGCCCTCCAGCTTGCACATGGCCTCGGCGAGCATCGCCCCGTTGAACTCCGGGTTGATGACCATCTGGCCCCAACGGTCCTTTTGCAGCAGCGAAGGCGCGAGGCGGAAGTAGCGGAATCCGCCGCCGCCCTTCCAATCCACCGCCTTGGTGATGCCGCCGGGATCGT includes:
- a CDS encoding PAS domain S-box protein, whose amino-acid sequence is MHTDADAPRADSADRPGPGPTRPDATNAPEPPFAPEVARPHASETSERQAALARGRARRLRADGEDEATATRRAIWAANPAFAALADNVRDYAIFLLDRDGVIRFWGEGAHLMKWWTKEEAEGAHLRFLYPDGGAEDGTAEDHLRDAEMHGESVSEGCRVRRDGSTFLAGVTLTALRGPDGDLIGFAKTTRDLTARRAAEAAVARATAAHSERDAALELARAAQEARARAEEAAEFAQERARGTHEYMTKVLEPELEAERARRDTGMEAGPAEAPPESGG
- a CDS encoding PAS domain S-box protein; protein product: MSHPTPNPTLPHTDPPEADELRARIAELERQLDEARTASAALAENEQRYRALVDADPDGVVIIDAESTIVAVNPAMCRIFGYPAQQMVGKPLTVLMPHRLRAGHMGGTRRYMMTGERSIPWRGVQVPALRRDGTEFPVEINFGEYSSDGQRFFAGFMTDITERVRDQEALQFQTTLLQAQSNVAIDGILVSHQGRVLNMNRRYAEIFNVPEELRAPERCVEMFAWATRQAADPDGYRRTIEGLREDFRTVHRDEVLLADGRVLDRYSAPLASEAGEVYGRIWMVRDITERKQFEVKLKEAKEAAEAANEAKSEFLSRMSHELRTPMNSILGFGQLLQRSRLPADQARSVEHILKAGRHLLNLINEVLEIARIEANQQQLSLEPVHAATLLNEALALVRPTADQRPVQLSARAPQGSDAYVRADQQRLMQVLLNLLSNAIKYNRSGGAVELLARPAVGADGSAFLAIGVRDTGPGIPADRLGELFVAFSRLGAERSGVEGTGLGLKLSQRLVEVMGGQLRVESAVGEGSTFWVELPVTESPRERLEPGRLDGARAESVARPARTILYVEDNLANLDLVETILMDRPEISLIPALQGRLGLQLAREHRPDLVLLDLHLPDISGEMVLQELRADDRTRHVPVLVISADATTRQIERLRAAGARDYLTKPLDVDQFLTAVDAALGVEG
- a CDS encoding DUF2779 domain-containing protein, with product MHLTKSDYKVARTCATKLYYRKTGQFPNGTGDEYMRLLAEGGFMVEEIARQMHPSGRYIGFHGTPEQAAERTQREMEQGDCVLFEATFVAGALHARVDVLVRCGDEVHLIEVKSASFPGDEHRARLRDGLPGAMRGKKPPHPLVDKWPPHVEDVAFQTWVARQALPGWHIRPFLMMPDRDARTELDGLWQWFRLERAPHGGRPAVTFHGDAEALRRKPFLAKIEVSAEVELVLAEVTGAATEFVDSLVPQPRPIPVPISVKCRECELHGETEEGDARLFAGCWGDLADVRPNLFEIYSVATIGGTRSPVANRLINERRMHLLDMDEAHLVKADGTVGAANTRQLIQLRNTRINREWVSEDFPRILDGFAYPLHFIDFETSALAIPYHAGMRPYEPVAYQWSCHTVPHPGAAPVHSEWINSTDAFPNREFAKTLRDAVGDAGTVFMWATHERTILRKIRSQLAERGQADADVCGWAEELEGRLVDMNKLTFDHYFHPRMGGRTSIKYVVRAVWAENPRVRAAFPEYDGPGAACLYGSLPAVEIAGAPFEVREGTAAVRAYQAMMYGAESRDAAAREELRNLLLRYCKLDTAAMVMVWMHWRGGRT
- a CDS encoding DEAD/DEAH box helicase encodes the protein MSRHVANIASRLSLRAPQREALQILDDVTGRIELKKDMDLQSALQAVAAAYPSLTDFEREFPSLCFALATGVGKTRLMGAFISYLHLAHGKDNFFVLAPNLTVYNKLIADFTPNTPKYVFRGIAEFATSPPELITGDTYENRSATLFDETIRCRVNIFNIAKITSEVRGGRSPRIKRLSEYIGESYFAYLAALPDLVLLMDESHRYRASAGVRAINELRPVLGLELTATPYVETGKGPVPFRNVVQNYPLGRAMADGFVKEPAVVTRRNFDARAMAPEQLERIKLEDGIRLHESVKVDLETYARQTGREIVKPFLLVIARDTTHAGDLLRLIESDTFLEGRYRGRVIQVDSSQTGAAEEQMVERLLRVEHADEPTEIVIHVNMLKEGWDVTNLYTIVPLRAANARILIEQSIGRGLRLPYGGRTGQESLDRLSIVAHDRFQEIVDEASRPDSIIQLKKYYLGEDGEVERGRTVVSQSTLASQLGLAPAQATPSTEVAAAPEAPAFATPQELQVAQIAWRAIRGMGNQPALLPSTDHLRDPEVRARIQAAVTEAYQPAQLEMDGVAAPVDVAAIVARTAELVADRTISIPRILVLPTAERRTGFRPFMLDLRRLNLQVPDETLHIQEMRTGQVHTLDAGTDAPGEERLENYIVRELIDQDDISYDENADLLYDLAGQVVAHLGATRTRNDVEKIVRGHARRIAEAVHAQMQDHYWEEDVEYETRVTAGMTELKESAFKAHDATQDFRVAPRDRANMAKYLFGGFARCLYPVQKFDSETERQMAVILDRESLKWFRPARGQFQLFYKRGHEQAEYQPDFVAETDDAILMVETKAESELNDAEVLAKRDVAVLWCGRASEYTATYAGKPWRYLLVPHGAVTQNIQLSWLDRQYAQVTAPTGHRGNEVAAPADAGAPGR